The following are encoded in a window of Kitasatospora fiedleri genomic DNA:
- the aspS gene encoding aspartate--tRNA(Asn) ligase, with product MIHHTPRVPVADLHEHVGRTVSVSGWVNTLRLQRAMQFVLVRDHTGTAQVTHRRGGPGDGTERAIEDLTVESAVRVTGRVVANPVVKLGGVEIVPDAVELLNRAEPLLPIDERSGPEHRLDWRFLDVRRRPAAQLLFAVQTTVEQAMREFAHGEGCTEMHTPKLMGTASESGAEVFKLGYFDRSAYLAQSPQFYKQMAIAAGIDRVFEVGPVFRAEPSFTSRHATEFTGVDVELAWIDGVEDVMAFEERMLAHAVAAVARVHGPAIREHFGREVVVPELPFPRITMAEAQRLLRAGGWDPEGLKEDLDPEGERALAAHVRERSGHEFVFVTHYPAGIRPFYHMRSPEQPEVTLSFDLLWKGLEITTGAQREHRYDVLLKQAAEKGVGTEPIQDYLNCFRYGCPPHGGLGLGLGRVLMVMLGLESIRDAVFLFRGPNRLTP from the coding sequence ATGATCCACCACACCCCCCGCGTCCCGGTGGCCGACCTGCACGAGCACGTGGGACGGACCGTCTCCGTCTCCGGCTGGGTCAACACCCTGCGGTTGCAACGCGCGATGCAGTTCGTCCTGGTCCGCGACCACACCGGCACGGCCCAGGTGACCCACCGGCGCGGCGGCCCAGGGGACGGGACGGAGCGGGCGATCGAGGACCTCACCGTCGAGTCCGCCGTCCGGGTCACCGGCCGCGTCGTGGCCAACCCCGTCGTCAAGCTGGGCGGGGTGGAGATCGTCCCGGACGCCGTCGAGCTCCTCAACCGGGCCGAACCGCTGCTGCCGATCGACGAGCGCTCGGGGCCGGAGCACCGGCTCGACTGGCGCTTCCTGGACGTGCGCCGCCGGCCCGCCGCCCAACTGCTGTTCGCGGTGCAGACCACGGTCGAGCAGGCGATGCGCGAGTTCGCGCACGGCGAGGGCTGCACCGAGATGCACACGCCGAAACTGATGGGCACCGCCTCCGAGTCCGGGGCCGAGGTCTTCAAGCTGGGGTACTTCGACCGCAGCGCCTACCTCGCCCAGTCGCCGCAGTTCTACAAGCAGATGGCGATCGCGGCCGGCATCGACCGGGTCTTCGAGGTCGGCCCGGTGTTCCGGGCGGAGCCGTCGTTCACCTCCCGGCACGCCACCGAGTTCACCGGGGTCGACGTCGAACTGGCCTGGATCGACGGCGTCGAGGACGTGATGGCGTTCGAGGAGCGGATGCTCGCCCACGCCGTGGCCGCGGTGGCGCGGGTCCACGGGCCGGCGATCCGCGAGCACTTCGGGCGGGAGGTGGTCGTCCCGGAGCTGCCGTTCCCCCGGATCACGATGGCCGAGGCCCAGCGGCTGCTGCGGGCCGGGGGCTGGGACCCGGAGGGGCTCAAGGAGGACCTGGACCCCGAGGGCGAGCGGGCGCTCGCCGCGCACGTCAGGGAGCGGAGCGGCCACGAGTTCGTGTTCGTCACCCACTACCCGGCCGGAATCCGCCCGTTCTACCACATGCGCTCCCCCGAGCAGCCGGAGGTGACGCTCAGCTTCGACCTGCTGTGGAAGGGGCTGGAGATCACCACCGGGGCGCAGCGCGAGCACCGGTACGACGTGCTGCTGAAGCAGGCCGCCGAGAAGGGCGTGGGGACCGAGCCGATCCAGGACTACCTGAACTGCTTCCGCTACGGCTGCCCGCCGCACGGGGGGCTGGGCCTGGGGTTGGGCCGGGTGCTGATGGTGATGCTCGGACTGGAGTCGATCCGCGACGCCGTGTTCCTCTTCCGCGGCCCCAACCGGCTCACTCCGTGA
- a CDS encoding PRC-barrel domain-containing protein: MTEGMWDYTGAEGYTTGSDLTGYRVEATDGHIGKVDKHTVDVGAGYLVVDTGPWIFGREVLLPAGTVIRVDDQEKAVWVNRSKDEVKNSPEYDREAHADDPAYRHQVGGYYGGTV, translated from the coding sequence ATGACCGAGGGCATGTGGGACTACACGGGCGCCGAGGGCTACACCACGGGTTCCGACCTGACGGGGTACCGGGTCGAGGCGACGGACGGCCACATCGGCAAGGTCGACAAGCACACCGTGGACGTCGGCGCGGGCTACCTCGTGGTGGACACCGGCCCGTGGATCTTCGGCCGCGAGGTGCTGCTCCCGGCGGGCACCGTCATCCGGGTCGACGACCAGGAGAAGGCGGTCTGGGTGAACCGCTCCAAGGACGAGGTGAAGAACTCGCCGGAGTACGACCGGGAGGCGCACGCCGACGACCCGGCCTACCGCCACCAGGTCGGCGGCTACTACGGCGGCACCGTCTGA
- a CDS encoding LOG family protein, producing MNTVQPADRTGSPSAKESTVTIPPAAPSRIGVFCGSRPGSRPEYLRTARDLGAAIARRGGSLVYGAGGVGLMGAVSRAAHEAGAEVFGVIPDALHERERLDDARGEVLVVEGMHTRKALMYEMADAFVVLPGGYGTMDELMEVSTWNQLGFHWRPVALANVAGFFDPLIALLDRMVEEGFLGAEERGFIRAGKTAEECLDALMPAPAEFLSR from the coding sequence ATGAATACCGTTCAGCCCGCCGACCGGACCGGGTCCCCCTCCGCGAAGGAATCCACCGTGACAATTCCCCCGGCCGCGCCCAGCCGGATAGGCGTCTTCTGCGGCTCCCGTCCGGGCAGCCGGCCGGAGTACCTCCGGACCGCCCGCGACCTGGGTGCGGCGATCGCCCGCCGGGGCGGGAGCCTGGTCTACGGGGCCGGTGGCGTGGGCCTGATGGGCGCCGTCTCGCGGGCCGCCCACGAGGCCGGTGCCGAGGTGTTCGGCGTGATCCCGGACGCCCTGCACGAGCGCGAGCGCCTCGACGACGCCCGGGGCGAGGTCCTGGTCGTCGAGGGAATGCACACCCGGAAAGCGCTGATGTACGAAATGGCCGACGCCTTCGTCGTCCTCCCCGGCGGCTACGGAACGATGGACGAACTCATGGAGGTTTCCACCTGGAACCAATTGGGATTCCACTGGCGGCCGGTCGCCCTGGCCAATGTCGCGGGATTCTTCGACCCATTGATCGCCCTCCTCGACCGGATGGTCGAGGAGGGATTCCTCGGCGCAGAGGAACGGGGATTCATCCGCGCCGGGAAAACCGCCGAGGAATGCCTCGACGCGCTGATGCCCGCTCCGGCGGAATTCCTCTCCCGGTAG
- a CDS encoding SDR family NAD(P)-dependent oxidoreductase has product MTAAAAGPGRFAGQTVLLTGAGRGIGRACALEFAREGARLALASRTPAQLERVAAEIGALTGVPALCVPFDVSRAEQVRTGVGTVLERLGPIDVLVNCAGLFSMGPSESTAEADSRELLATNALGTLLVCQEVGRGMLERGRGRIVNFASLLSFTAFPGRAAYAASKGAVLQLTRVLGVEWAARGVNVNAVAPGMIRIETRHPAVAAGELSEDEILGRIPMRRRGRPEDVTGPVLFLASAQADYITGQTLVVDGGWLSYGYL; this is encoded by the coding sequence GTGACCGCCGCCGCGGCGGGGCCCGGGCGCTTCGCCGGGCAGACCGTGCTGCTGACCGGGGCGGGCCGGGGCATCGGGCGCGCCTGCGCCCTGGAGTTCGCCCGGGAGGGCGCCCGGCTGGCCCTGGCCAGCCGGACCCCGGCCCAACTGGAGCGGGTCGCCGCGGAGATCGGCGCGCTGACCGGCGTCCCGGCGCTGTGCGTGCCCTTCGACGTGTCGCGGGCCGAGCAGGTCCGGACCGGGGTGGGCACCGTGCTGGAGCGGCTCGGGCCGATCGACGTGCTGGTCAACTGCGCGGGTCTGTTCTCGATGGGCCCCTCGGAGTCCACCGCGGAGGCGGACTCGCGGGAGCTGCTGGCCACCAACGCGCTGGGCACCCTGCTGGTCTGCCAGGAGGTCGGCCGCGGCATGCTGGAACGCGGCCGGGGCCGGATCGTCAACTTCGCCTCGCTGCTGTCCTTCACGGCCTTCCCGGGGCGGGCCGCCTACGCCGCGAGCAAGGGCGCGGTCCTCCAGCTCACCCGGGTGCTCGGGGTCGAGTGGGCGGCGCGCGGGGTGAACGTCAACGCGGTGGCCCCCGGCATGATCCGGATCGAGACCAGGCACCCGGCCGTGGCGGCGGGGGAGTTGAGCGAGGACGAGATCCTCGGCCGGATCCCGATGCGGCGGCGCGGCCGGCCGGAGGACGTCACCGGGCCCGTCCTCTTCCTGGCCTCCGCGCAGGCCGACTACATCACCGGGCAGACCCTGGTGGTGGACGGCGGCTGGCTCAGCTACGGGTACCTGTGA
- a CDS encoding class I SAM-dependent methyltransferase, protein MQAFTDRWEQGFAALYDNRELAEISWVTTSVSPALQQLVIDGVIPRGSEVVDLACGPGVHAVFLARHGMRVTGVDRSATALAKARELAGFYDCDPAFVEGDILRTPLPDGCADVVHDSFVYHNVRPEARGDYLREAARLLRPGGLFVLVGFSDRMSPGSGPIRLTSDDVVRPALEHFSIEELRRFRNLPTEKRPDQWHWLGVFRRR, encoded by the coding sequence ATGCAAGCCTTCACCGACCGCTGGGAACAGGGATTCGCCGCGCTCTACGACAACCGGGAACTGGCCGAGATCTCCTGGGTCACCACCTCGGTCAGCCCGGCGCTCCAGCAGCTCGTCATCGACGGGGTGATCCCGCGCGGCTCCGAGGTGGTCGACCTCGCCTGCGGACCCGGCGTCCACGCCGTCTTCCTGGCCCGCCACGGCATGCGCGTCACCGGCGTGGACCGGTCGGCCACCGCCCTGGCCAAGGCCCGGGAACTGGCCGGCTTCTACGACTGCGACCCCGCCTTCGTGGAGGGCGACATCCTGCGCACCCCGCTGCCGGACGGCTGCGCCGACGTGGTGCACGACTCCTTCGTCTACCACAACGTGCGCCCCGAGGCCCGGGGCGACTACCTCCGGGAGGCCGCCCGCCTGCTACGCCCGGGCGGCCTCTTCGTGCTGGTCGGCTTCTCCGACCGGATGTCCCCGGGCTCCGGGCCGATCCGGTTGACCTCCGACGACGTGGTCCGCCCGGCGCTGGAGCACTTCTCGATCGAGGAGCTGCGCCGCTTCCGGAACCTACCGACCGAGAAGCGCCCGGACCAGTGGCACTGGCTCGGCGTCTTCCGGCGCCGGTGA
- a CDS encoding 3-hydroxyacyl-CoA dehydrogenase NAD-binding domain-containing protein codes for MNHPAVGVVGAGVMGVSLAQSLTAAGIDTVLHDSDPRQRATAERRASAAARLARLSGSRAGAERPGRLTVTGELAALADCGLVIENVIEDPEVKERVHRALDEVLAPRAVVAVNTSAVPVSGLALATGHPERMVGAHFMNPVGASTMVEVVRTPYTAAWALHGLEELLGRLGKETVVVEDRAGFVINRCLMMFISEAAALVDDGVATPQQVDRLFRGCLGHRTGPLRTADLIGIDTIVHTLDVLRGHYGPERFTPLPPCSGWPPKAGSAARADRASTTTRTGRPHDQSRGADGARGPGGTGPDPVRGRALPLPLRRRPRLPRSRTPADRRPVGLAGGGRADRPPGAPLRGPGARPRPGGRQLRLPRRHHRLRGPEAAGMITELAPELAAEFTDRPTAARALGALVPRAYGGLELGYAGYGEVNRTVAERSPSRQSLLTVHGMVCRALVRWGSARQRDEYLPRLADGSLLGAFALSEEAAGSDVRRIATTAREVPGGWVLDGRKRWVTFGQEAGVFLVFARTGTRDLAVLVRRDDPGVHLQPAPRTSGLRDAKLAELVLRECRVPADRLLGRPGAALSHIAADALTLGRLCVAFGAWGLAGAALSAALHRSIERHQFDGPLHRLQLVRGLLADAAVAVDSAQLLCRRAATALDEGDEWALGHVLTAKLGASRAATAAAAAAAQLHGAAGLAEGSRVDRFVQDARVFEVIEGNTQLLQDLIADQALARFRDHAARALPSTGPEGHHVG; via the coding sequence ATGAACCACCCCGCCGTGGGCGTGGTCGGCGCCGGGGTCATGGGCGTCAGCCTGGCCCAGAGCCTGACCGCCGCCGGCATCGACACCGTCCTGCACGACTCCGACCCCCGGCAGCGGGCCACCGCCGAGCGCCGGGCGAGCGCCGCGGCCCGGCTGGCCCGGCTCTCCGGGAGCCGCGCCGGCGCCGAACGGCCCGGGCGGCTGACCGTCACCGGGGAGCTGGCCGCGCTGGCGGACTGCGGCCTGGTGATCGAGAACGTGATCGAGGACCCGGAGGTGAAGGAGCGCGTCCACCGCGCCCTCGACGAGGTTCTGGCACCGCGGGCGGTGGTGGCGGTGAACACCTCCGCGGTGCCGGTCTCCGGCCTCGCGCTGGCCACCGGCCACCCCGAGCGGATGGTCGGGGCGCACTTCATGAACCCGGTCGGCGCCTCCACCATGGTCGAGGTGGTGCGCACGCCGTACACCGCGGCCTGGGCGCTGCACGGCCTGGAGGAACTCCTCGGCCGGCTCGGCAAGGAGACCGTGGTGGTCGAGGACCGGGCCGGGTTCGTCATCAACCGCTGCCTGATGATGTTCATCAGCGAGGCGGCGGCCCTGGTCGACGACGGAGTGGCCACCCCGCAGCAGGTGGACCGGCTGTTCCGCGGCTGCCTCGGGCACCGCACCGGACCGCTGCGCACCGCCGACCTGATCGGCATCGACACCATCGTCCACACCCTCGACGTGCTGCGCGGGCACTACGGCCCGGAGCGCTTCACCCCTCTCCCGCCCTGCTCCGGATGGCCGCCGAAGGCCGGATCGGCCGCAAGAGCGGACAGGGCTTCCACTACTACTCGGACGGGGAGACCCCATGACCAATCCCGTGGCGCCGACGGCGCCCGCGGACCCGGCGGCACCGGCCCAGATCCGGTCCGAGGTCGCGCGCTTCCTCTCCCGCTACGTCGACGACCCCGCCTCCCTCGAAGCCGAACACCTGCTGACCGGCGGCCTGTTGGACTCGCTGGCGGCGGTCGAGCTGATCGGCCACCTGGAGCGCCGCTTCGGGGTCCGGGTGCTCGACCACGACCTGGAGGTCGACAACTTCGACTCCCTCGCCGCCATCACCGCCTTCGTGGCCCGGAAGCAGCGGGCATGATCACCGAACTGGCCCCGGAGCTGGCGGCGGAGTTCACCGACCGCCCCACCGCCGCGCGCGCCCTGGGCGCGCTGGTGCCCCGGGCGTACGGCGGCCTGGAACTCGGTTACGCCGGCTACGGCGAGGTCAACCGCACCGTCGCCGAGCGGTCGCCGTCCCGGCAGAGCCTGCTGACCGTGCACGGCATGGTCTGCCGGGCGCTGGTCCGCTGGGGCAGCGCCCGGCAGCGGGACGAGTACCTGCCGCGGCTGGCCGACGGCAGCCTGCTGGGGGCGTTCGCGCTGAGCGAGGAGGCGGCCGGCAGCGACGTCCGCCGCATCGCCACCACCGCCCGCGAGGTGCCGGGCGGCTGGGTGCTCGACGGGCGCAAGCGCTGGGTCACCTTCGGCCAGGAGGCCGGGGTCTTCCTGGTGTTCGCCCGCACCGGCACCCGGGACCTGGCGGTCCTGGTGCGCCGCGACGACCCGGGGGTCCACCTGCAACCGGCACCGCGGACCAGCGGCCTGCGGGACGCCAAGCTCGCCGAACTCGTCCTCCGGGAGTGCCGCGTCCCCGCCGACCGGCTGCTGGGGCGGCCCGGCGCCGCGCTGTCCCACATCGCCGCCGATGCGCTGACCCTGGGCCGGCTCTGCGTGGCCTTCGGCGCGTGGGGGCTGGCCGGGGCCGCGCTGTCGGCGGCCCTGCACCGCTCCATCGAGCGGCACCAGTTCGACGGCCCGCTGCACCGCCTCCAACTGGTGCGCGGACTGCTGGCGGACGCCGCGGTCGCGGTCGACTCGGCGCAACTGCTCTGCCGGCGCGCCGCGACGGCCCTCGACGAGGGCGACGAGTGGGCGCTGGGCCACGTCCTCACGGCGAAGCTCGGCGCCAGCCGGGCCGCCACCGCCGCCGCGGCCGCGGCCGCCCAACTGCACGGCGCGGCCGGCCTGGCGGAGGGGAGCCGGGTCGACCGCTTCGTCCAGGACGCCCGGGTGTTCGAGGTCATCGAGGGCAACACCCAACTGCTCCAGGACCTGATCGCCGATCAGGCCCTGGCCCGCTTCCGCGACCACGCGGCCCGGGCCCTGCCGTCGACCGGTCCGGAGGGACACCATGTCGGGTGA
- a CDS encoding HAD-IIIC family phosphatase gives MSGEPAATAPAATVKCVVWDLDETLWEGVLAEGTAGGLRPGVLETLRSLDRRGVLHSVASKNEPARARDRLEQLGVAEYFLCPQISWEPKSALVAAVAEQLNLGLDSLVFIDDSAFERAEVADVHPQVRCLDSTAAAELADLPGFDPPVTAEAAGRRRLYREAEVRRDYEESFQGPRAEFLRTLGLRLTVAEATPDDLLRAAELTERTHQLNTTGLVFDAAELAALIPRPDQTLLVITLEDRFGGYGTVGVVLLGTDETQWRIRLFLMSCRVMGRNVGGAVLALLAREADARGLDLTADFLANDVNRPMYMVYRLAGFEEIGREGEVQRLRLRSGAGRANPDYVELHALI, from the coding sequence ATGTCGGGTGAACCGGCCGCCACGGCACCGGCCGCCACGGTCAAGTGCGTCGTCTGGGACCTCGACGAGACCCTGTGGGAGGGGGTGCTGGCCGAGGGCACCGCGGGCGGCCTGCGGCCGGGAGTGCTGGAGACCCTGCGCTCCCTCGACCGGCGGGGCGTCCTGCACTCCGTGGCCAGCAAGAACGAACCCGCCCGGGCCCGGGACCGGCTCGAACAGCTCGGGGTGGCGGAGTACTTCCTCTGCCCGCAGATCTCCTGGGAGCCGAAGTCCGCCCTGGTCGCGGCCGTCGCCGAGCAGCTCAACCTCGGCCTGGACAGCCTGGTGTTCATCGACGACTCCGCCTTCGAACGCGCCGAGGTCGCCGACGTCCACCCGCAGGTGCGCTGCCTGGACAGCACCGCCGCCGCGGAGCTGGCCGACCTGCCGGGCTTCGACCCGCCGGTGACCGCGGAGGCGGCCGGCCGGCGCCGCCTCTACCGGGAGGCGGAGGTCCGGCGCGACTACGAGGAGTCGTTCCAGGGGCCGCGCGCCGAGTTCCTGCGGACGCTCGGCCTGCGGCTCACGGTGGCCGAGGCCACCCCGGACGACCTGCTGCGCGCCGCCGAACTCACCGAGCGCACCCACCAGTTGAACACCACCGGCCTGGTCTTCGACGCCGCGGAGCTGGCCGCGCTGATCCCCCGGCCGGACCAGACCCTGCTGGTGATCACCCTGGAGGACCGGTTCGGCGGCTACGGGACGGTCGGCGTGGTCCTGCTCGGCACCGACGAGACGCAGTGGCGGATCCGGCTCTTCCTGATGTCCTGCCGCGTCATGGGCCGCAACGTGGGCGGCGCCGTCCTGGCACTGCTGGCCCGGGAGGCCGACGCCCGCGGCCTCGACCTCACCGCGGACTTCCTCGCCAACGACGTCAACCGGCCGATGTACATGGTCTACCGCCTGGCCGGGTTCGAGGAGATCGGACGGGAGGGCGAGGTCCAGCGGCTCCGGCTCCGCAGCGGAGCGGGCCGCGCCAACCCCGACTACGTCGAACTCCACGCACTGATCTGA
- a CDS encoding helix-turn-helix domain-containing protein: MRMLLFDQEVALIELNETPAGAVLVREPSIVHFMYESFERAWSQATEFDADNHPASVRQTTDNTKATIIRLLVDGVEDKVVARRLGMSLRTCQRHVSEILRDVGARNRLQAGYLIHRYGLDRTDALPGETEGAGAEE; encoded by the coding sequence ATGCGGATGCTCCTGTTCGACCAGGAGGTCGCCCTGATCGAGCTGAACGAGACGCCGGCCGGGGCGGTGCTGGTCCGCGAGCCCAGCATCGTGCACTTCATGTACGAGTCCTTCGAGCGGGCCTGGAGCCAGGCGACCGAGTTCGACGCGGACAACCACCCGGCGTCCGTGCGGCAGACCACCGACAACACCAAGGCGACGATCATCAGGCTGCTGGTCGACGGGGTCGAGGACAAGGTGGTGGCGCGGCGGCTGGGCATGTCGCTGCGGACCTGCCAGCGCCACGTGTCGGAGATCCTGCGCGACGTCGGGGCCAGGAACCGGCTCCAGGCCGGCTACCTGATTCACCGTTACGGCCTCGACCGGACGGACGCCCTTCCCGGGGAAACGGAAGGCGCCGGAGCGGAAGAGTAG
- a CDS encoding Gfo/Idh/MocA family protein — MTDYRHALIGCGRVAANHVDGFGRVPGWVLATACDREPHVKEFAREHGIATAAQDVEEVFADPGITSVSIAVDHVQHGPLVERALVAGKHVLVEKPLCLDPAQARQLVALAAERGLVLSTVAQHRYDPVVRAVRQWVGRGLLGRLVFASATLQARREPDYYTGSYWRGTRRGEGGSALINQGYHCLDAVRWICGDLTTTAAVRTAGVLGGVIETEDTLSGLLSASGVPVTLNVTVASSVEWRTRIEIVGELGSVVFDLDHPGRLRRWDGSAELVRLAERESSRGLAEEPPGTSYYGTSHRRQIADFCRSVAGGGPMLSSPADSVGTLETILSLYALSSR; from the coding sequence ATGACCGACTACAGACACGCGCTCATCGGGTGCGGCCGGGTCGCGGCCAACCACGTGGACGGCTTCGGCCGGGTCCCCGGGTGGGTCCTCGCCACGGCCTGCGACCGGGAGCCCCACGTCAAGGAGTTCGCCCGCGAGCACGGGATCGCGACCGCCGCGCAGGACGTCGAGGAGGTGTTCGCGGACCCCGGGATCACCAGCGTCTCGATCGCGGTGGACCACGTGCAGCACGGGCCCCTGGTGGAGCGGGCGCTGGTGGCGGGCAAGCACGTCCTGGTGGAGAAGCCGCTCTGCCTGGACCCGGCGCAGGCCCGGCAGCTGGTCGCGCTGGCCGCCGAGCGGGGCCTGGTGCTCTCCACGGTCGCCCAGCACCGCTACGACCCGGTGGTGCGGGCGGTGCGGCAGTGGGTGGGCCGGGGGCTGCTCGGCCGGCTGGTCTTCGCCTCCGCGACCCTGCAGGCCCGGCGGGAGCCCGACTACTACACCGGGAGCTACTGGCGCGGCACCCGGCGGGGCGAGGGCGGCTCGGCCCTGATCAACCAGGGCTACCACTGCCTGGACGCGGTGCGCTGGATCTGCGGCGACCTCACCACGACGGCCGCCGTCCGCACCGCCGGGGTGCTGGGCGGCGTCATCGAGACCGAGGACACCCTCAGCGGCCTGCTGTCCGCCTCGGGCGTGCCGGTCACGCTCAACGTGACGGTGGCGAGCAGCGTGGAGTGGCGCACCCGGATCGAGATCGTCGGCGAGCTGGGCTCGGTGGTCTTCGACCTCGACCACCCGGGGCGGCTGCGGCGCTGGGACGGATCGGCGGAGCTGGTCCGCCTCGCGGAGCGGGAGAGCAGCCGGGGCCTGGCGGAGGAGCCGCCCGGGACGTCCTACTACGGCACCTCGCACCGCCGGCAGATCGCCGACTTCTGCCGCAGCGTCGCCGGCGGGGGCCCGATGCTCTCCTCCCCGGCCGATTCGGTGGGAACGCTGGAGACCATTCTCTCGCTCTACGCGCTGTCGTCCCGGTGA
- a CDS encoding condensation domain-containing protein, with product MNDDRQLHVDLPTAPDRAGALTWGQLAIWEVLHWLPPGDTTLTLSTVLPLPAGTTPERLTAALTALVARHDALRTVFEESGGEPRQTVVGGGRITVDVHDASEGAAAETAEKLHRELRGLPFDLARDLPLRAVLVTERDTPAVLVLAISHMSVDAWSFRIVREDLETLLAGAELPARGPQPLDRLDYERSDLGRRREERALAHWAEQIRETPAPMLAELPPPSAPHLRWGRIESPALAAAVRLLTGRAGVTGPVAVLSGVTRLLARYTGQDQATVRLIVATRFNARNRRFVGAFNQNALLRVPSVADPFDDHLRRTSLAALTAYQNCEYDPRTVERLVRETAAERGVAAGGYCFFNDISVEPARRPGTEPRAADAPDPRPLRAETVLSVPDMDQVPMGATFFLFLEHIGERAVLQLCADERFLAPRSATEFLGDLEDLLVSAAVTPSAAAG from the coding sequence GTGAACGACGACCGACAGCTCCACGTCGACCTGCCGACCGCGCCGGACCGCGCCGGCGCACTCACCTGGGGGCAACTGGCCATCTGGGAGGTGCTCCACTGGCTCCCCCCGGGCGACACCACACTGACCCTCTCCACCGTGCTGCCGCTGCCCGCCGGGACGACACCGGAGCGGCTCACCGCGGCCCTGACCGCCCTCGTGGCGCGCCACGACGCGCTCCGGACGGTGTTCGAGGAGTCGGGCGGCGAGCCCCGGCAGACCGTGGTCGGCGGCGGCCGGATCACGGTCGACGTCCACGACGCCTCCGAGGGCGCCGCGGCCGAGACCGCCGAGAAGCTCCACCGCGAACTGCGCGGCCTCCCCTTCGACCTGGCCCGCGACCTGCCGCTCCGGGCCGTCCTGGTCACCGAGCGGGACACGCCCGCCGTGCTGGTCCTCGCCATCAGCCACATGTCCGTGGACGCCTGGAGCTTCCGCATCGTCCGGGAGGACCTGGAGACGCTGCTGGCCGGCGCGGAACTCCCCGCCCGGGGGCCGCAGCCGCTGGACCGCCTCGACTACGAGCGGTCCGACCTGGGGCGGCGGCGCGAGGAGCGGGCCCTGGCGCACTGGGCCGAACAGATCCGCGAGACCCCCGCCCCCATGCTCGCCGAACTCCCCCCGCCCTCCGCCCCGCACCTGCGCTGGGGCCGGATCGAGTCCCCCGCGCTCGCCGCGGCGGTCCGGCTGCTGACCGGCCGGGCCGGGGTCACCGGCCCGGTGGCGGTGCTGAGCGGGGTCACCCGACTGCTGGCCCGGTACACCGGACAGGACCAGGCCACCGTCCGGCTGATCGTGGCGACCAGGTTCAACGCCCGGAACCGGCGCTTCGTGGGCGCCTTCAACCAGAACGCCCTGCTCCGGGTCCCGTCCGTCGCCGACCCCTTCGACGACCACCTGCGCCGGACCTCGCTCGCGGCCCTGACCGCGTACCAGAACTGCGAGTACGACCCGCGGACGGTCGAGCGGCTCGTCCGCGAGACCGCCGCCGAACGCGGGGTGGCCGCGGGCGGCTACTGCTTCTTCAACGACATCAGCGTCGAACCCGCCAGGCGCCCCGGCACCGAGCCCCGGGCCGCGGACGCGCCGGACCCGCGCCCGCTGCGCGCCGAGACCGTGCTCTCCGTGCCCGACATGGACCAGGTGCCGATGGGGGCGACGTTCTTCCTCTTCCTGGAGCACATCGGCGAACGCGCCGTCCTGCAACTGTGCGCCGACGAGCGCTTCCTCGCCCCCCGCTCCGCGACCGAGTTCCTCGGCGACCTGGAGGACCTGCTGGTGTCGGCCGCCGTCACCCCGTCCGCCGCCGCGGGCTGA